In Longimicrobium sp., one DNA window encodes the following:
- the lepB gene encoding signal peptidase I → MDQPIPAPGSEPRPSRLSAERADMERRKTADETRGSMSTGRWMWEWTKAISTAIVLFLVIRTFLFEAFKIPTGSMEGTLLVGDFLLVNKAVYGAELPITHTRLPAFSHPRRGDVVVFLPPHDPHRNYVKRIVGVGGDTLEMKDKVLYLNGVRQVEPYVRHTDPLTDPPHEEMFWQVEYLVERPRHWSDYRPTRDNWGPLVVPTGKFFALGDNRDNSEDSRFWGFLSADAVKGRPMFVYYSFEKDISNPLSWITDVRWSRIGELIH, encoded by the coding sequence ATGGACCAGCCCATCCCCGCCCCGGGCTCCGAGCCCCGCCCGTCCCGCCTCTCGGCCGAGAGGGCGGACATGGAGCGCCGCAAGACCGCCGACGAGACCCGCGGGTCCATGTCCACCGGGCGGTGGATGTGGGAGTGGACCAAGGCCATCAGCACGGCCATCGTGCTCTTCCTGGTGATCCGCACCTTCCTCTTCGAGGCGTTCAAGATCCCCACCGGGAGCATGGAGGGCACCCTGCTGGTGGGCGACTTCCTGCTGGTCAACAAGGCCGTCTACGGGGCCGAGCTCCCCATCACCCACACGCGCCTCCCCGCCTTCTCGCACCCCCGGCGCGGCGACGTGGTGGTGTTCCTGCCGCCCCACGACCCGCACCGCAACTACGTCAAGCGCATCGTGGGCGTCGGCGGCGACACGCTGGAGATGAAGGACAAGGTGCTCTACCTGAACGGCGTGCGTCAGGTGGAGCCGTACGTCCGCCACACCGACCCGCTCACCGACCCGCCGCACGAGGAGATGTTCTGGCAGGTGGAGTACCTGGTCGAGCGCCCCCGGCACTGGTCCGACTACCGCCCCACCCGCGACAACTGGGGCCCCCTCGTGGTGCCGACGGGGAAGTTCTTCGCCCTGGGCGACAACCGCGACAACTCCGAGGACTCCCGCTTCTGGGGCTTCCTCTCCGCCGACGCCGTCAAGGGCCGGCCGATGTTCGTCTACTACTCGTTCGAGAAGGACATCTCCAACCCCCTGTCGTGGATCACCGACGTGCGCTGGAGCCGCATCGGCGAGCTCATCCACTGA
- a CDS encoding aldehyde dehydrogenase family protein — protein sequence MSETFKNYIGGRWVEPSTGDYFENRNPADQQDLIGLWPRSGREDVDRAVEAAWKAFDGWRTTPAPERGSLLKRVGDLLTERKDEIARAATREMGKVLTETRGDVQEGIDTAYYAATEGRRLFGHTVPSELRNKWAMSYRRPIGVCGLITPFNFPLAIPTWKMFPALVCGNTVVIKPAEDVPHTVSLLVEVLEEAGLPPGVVNLVHGYGEEVGAAIVEHPRVPVISFTGSTETGKVIGRVCGEMHKRLSLEMGGKNAQIVMADADLDLALDGVLWGAFGTTGQRCTATSRLLLQDEIHDEFIGRLVDRAKGLKLGYGLEDGVDVGPLINEPARDKVERYVCIGREEGASLELGGERPAGDGVDRGFFFRPTIFTGVRPGSRLATEEIFGPVLSVLRFREADEAFRINNEVKYGLSSSVYTRDVNLSFRAMRELDNGITYVNAPTIGAEAHLPFGGVKQTGNGHREGGWEVYEFYSETKVCYLDYSGKLQRAQIDNYDAAPY from the coding sequence ATGTCGGAAACCTTCAAGAACTACATCGGCGGCCGCTGGGTCGAGCCGTCGACGGGCGACTATTTCGAGAACCGCAACCCGGCCGACCAGCAGGACCTGATCGGGCTCTGGCCGCGCTCGGGGCGCGAGGACGTGGACCGCGCCGTCGAGGCCGCCTGGAAGGCGTTCGACGGCTGGCGGACGACGCCAGCGCCCGAGCGGGGGAGCCTGCTCAAGCGCGTGGGCGACCTGCTCACCGAGCGCAAGGACGAGATCGCGCGCGCCGCCACCCGCGAGATGGGCAAGGTGCTCACCGAGACGCGCGGCGACGTGCAGGAGGGGATCGACACCGCCTACTACGCGGCCACCGAGGGGCGCCGCCTCTTCGGCCACACCGTGCCGTCGGAGCTGCGCAACAAGTGGGCGATGAGCTACCGCCGCCCGATCGGCGTCTGCGGGCTCATCACCCCCTTCAACTTCCCGCTGGCCATTCCCACCTGGAAGATGTTCCCCGCGCTGGTGTGCGGGAACACGGTGGTGATCAAGCCCGCCGAAGACGTCCCCCACACCGTCAGCCTGCTGGTGGAGGTGCTGGAGGAGGCGGGGCTGCCGCCGGGCGTGGTGAACCTCGTCCACGGCTACGGCGAGGAGGTGGGCGCGGCCATCGTCGAGCACCCGCGCGTGCCCGTGATCTCCTTCACCGGCTCCACCGAGACGGGGAAGGTGATCGGCCGCGTCTGCGGCGAGATGCACAAGCGGCTGTCGCTGGAGATGGGCGGCAAGAACGCGCAGATCGTGATGGCCGACGCCGACCTGGACCTGGCGCTCGACGGCGTGCTCTGGGGCGCCTTCGGCACCACGGGGCAGCGCTGCACCGCCACCAGCCGCCTCCTCCTCCAGGACGAGATCCACGACGAGTTCATCGGCCGGCTGGTGGATCGCGCGAAGGGGCTCAAGCTCGGCTACGGGCTGGAGGACGGCGTGGACGTGGGCCCGCTCATCAACGAGCCCGCGCGCGACAAGGTGGAGCGCTACGTCTGCATCGGGCGCGAGGAGGGCGCCTCGCTGGAGCTGGGCGGCGAGCGCCCCGCGGGCGACGGGGTGGACCGCGGCTTCTTCTTCCGCCCCACCATCTTCACCGGGGTCAGGCCCGGCTCGCGGCTGGCCACCGAGGAGATCTTCGGCCCCGTGCTCTCGGTGCTGCGCTTCCGCGAGGCCGACGAGGCGTTCCGCATCAACAACGAGGTGAAGTACGGCCTCTCCAGCTCCGTGTACACCCGCGACGTGAACCTCTCCTTCCGGGCCATGCGCGAGCTGGACAACGGCATCACCTACGTGAACGCCCCCACCATCGGCGCCGAGGCGCACCTGCCGTTCGGGGGCGTCAAGCAGACCGGCAACGGCCACCGCGAGGGCGGCTGGGAGGTGTACGAGTTCTACTCGGAGACCAAGGTGTGTTATCTTGACTACTCCGGGAAGCTGCAGCGCGCCCAGATCGACAACTACGACGCGGCGCCGTACTGA
- the rpsB gene encoding 30S ribosomal protein S2 — translation MATQPTIQDLLEAGVHFGHQTSRWNPKMRKFIFAERNGIYIIDLKKTLRQIELAQELVKNVVMRGDRVLFVCTKKQLRQVIQGEAERSSSFHVTERWLGGMLTNFATIKKQIRRLRELERGEEEGAFDFYTKKERLMLSRERERLEKYLAGVKDMARLPGALFVVDAKKEKIAISEANKLGIPVIAIADTNADPDVLTVPIAGNDDAIRSVSVISAALADAIIEARAAMPAEVRRQADEAEVTVYSTETGTAAPADREDRGGARRRPRRKRRPRPDAIANAIGGAGEEGGDEA, via the coding sequence ATGGCGACGCAGCCCACCATCCAGGACCTCCTGGAAGCCGGTGTCCACTTCGGACACCAGACGTCCCGCTGGAACCCGAAGATGCGCAAGTTCATCTTCGCGGAGCGGAACGGCATCTACATCATCGACCTCAAGAAGACGCTCCGGCAGATCGAGCTGGCGCAGGAGCTGGTGAAGAACGTGGTCATGCGGGGCGACCGCGTGCTCTTCGTGTGCACCAAGAAGCAGCTCCGCCAGGTGATCCAGGGCGAGGCCGAGCGCAGCAGCTCGTTCCACGTGACGGAGCGCTGGCTGGGCGGGATGCTCACCAACTTCGCCACCATCAAGAAGCAGATCCGCCGGCTGCGCGAGCTGGAGCGTGGCGAGGAGGAGGGCGCCTTCGACTTCTACACCAAGAAGGAGCGCCTGATGCTGAGCCGCGAGCGCGAGCGGCTGGAGAAGTACCTGGCGGGGGTGAAGGACATGGCCCGGCTCCCCGGCGCGCTCTTCGTGGTCGACGCCAAGAAGGAGAAGATCGCCATCTCCGAGGCCAACAAGCTGGGGATCCCGGTGATCGCCATCGCCGACACCAACGCCGACCCCGACGTGCTCACGGTGCCGATCGCCGGCAACGACGACGCGATCCGCTCGGTGAGCGTGATCTCGGCGGCGCTGGCCGACGCCATCATCGAGGCGCGCGCGGCCATGCCGGCCGAGGTGCGCCGCCAGGCCGACGAGGCCGAGGTGACGGTGTACTCCACCGAGACCGGCACCGCCGCGCCGGCCGACCGCGAGGACCGCGGCGGCGCCCGCCGCCGGCCCCGCCGCAAGCGCCGCCCGCGTCCCGACGCCATCGCCAACGCGATCGGCGGCGCGGGCGAGGAGGGGGGCGACGAGGCGTGA
- the rplM gene encoding 50S ribosomal protein L13 has translation MKTYSVKAGEIERKWYVVDAAGKVLGRVATEVARILRGKHKPTYTPHLDTGDYVVVVNADKVQLTGSKADQKTYFRHTGYMGHEKFIPFKEMLAKHPERVVELAVKGMLPKGALGRQMRQKLKVYAGSEHPHQAQSPEPLNIGSR, from the coding sequence ATGAAGACGTATTCCGTCAAGGCCGGAGAGATCGAGCGCAAGTGGTACGTCGTCGACGCCGCCGGGAAGGTCCTGGGCCGCGTGGCGACGGAAGTTGCGCGCATCCTCCGCGGCAAGCACAAGCCGACCTACACCCCGCACCTGGACACCGGCGACTACGTGGTGGTGGTCAACGCCGACAAGGTGCAGCTCACCGGGAGCAAGGCCGACCAGAAGACCTACTTCCGCCACACGGGGTACATGGGCCACGAGAAGTTCATCCCCTTCAAGGAGATGCTGGCCAAGCACCCCGAGCGCGTGGTGGAGCTGGCGGTCAAGGGGATGCTCCCCAAGGGCGCCCTGGGCCGGCAGATGCGCCAGAAGCTCAAGGTGTACGCGGGGTCCGAGCACCCGCACCAGGCGCAGAGCCCGGAACCCCTCAACATCGGATCCCGCTAG
- a CDS encoding isoprenyl transferase has protein sequence MPSDLLQQIRLNGAVPRHVAVIMDGNGRWARERGRPREFGHRAGMRAVREAVEAAADAGVEVLTLFAFSQENWGRPAREVAALMALLELYVRRERRELKEKGVEVHCIGDLDRLSPRTRAAIQGVVDFTRGGRRLKLNLAISYGSRAEIVQAARSLAERVREGTLMPGEIDEELFAGELYTAADPEPDLLIRTSGELRISNFMLWQLAYTELYVTPVLWPDFTREHFFAALLEYQRRERRFGRVLAT, from the coding sequence ATGCCTTCCGACCTCCTCCAGCAGATCCGCCTGAACGGCGCCGTCCCGCGCCACGTGGCCGTCATCATGGACGGCAACGGGCGCTGGGCGCGCGAGCGCGGCCGCCCCCGCGAGTTCGGCCACCGCGCCGGGATGCGCGCCGTGCGCGAGGCGGTCGAGGCGGCGGCCGACGCCGGGGTGGAGGTGCTCACCCTCTTCGCCTTCTCGCAGGAGAACTGGGGGCGCCCGGCGCGCGAGGTGGCGGCGCTGATGGCTCTCCTGGAGCTGTACGTGCGGCGCGAGCGGCGCGAGCTCAAGGAGAAGGGGGTCGAGGTGCACTGCATCGGCGACCTGGACCGGCTCTCCCCCCGGACGCGCGCGGCGATCCAGGGCGTGGTCGACTTCACCCGCGGCGGCCGGCGGCTCAAGCTGAACCTGGCGATCAGCTACGGCTCGCGCGCCGAGATCGTGCAGGCCGCCCGCAGCCTGGCCGAGCGGGTGCGCGAGGGGACGCTGATGCCGGGGGAGATCGACGAGGAGCTCTTCGCCGGGGAGCTCTACACGGCCGCCGACCCGGAGCCGGACCTGCTGATCCGCACCTCGGGCGAGCTGCGCATCTCCAACTTCATGCTCTGGCAGCTGGCCTACACCGAGCTGTACGTCACCCCCGTGCTCTGGCCCGACTTCACGCGCGAGCACTTCTTCGCGGCCCTCCTCGAGTACCAGCGGCGCGAGCGGCGCTTCGGCCGCGTCCTGGCGACCTGA
- a CDS encoding MDR family MFS transporter, translating to MDGKTGGGSAGAAGETSVRTVFAGLMLGMLLAAVAQTIIAPAMPRIVAELGGMEHYSWIAVSALLASTVIVPVVGKLSDLYGRKAFYVAGIGVFMASSLVAGLAGSFGTFMVARVLEGLGMGTMMPLSQAIIGDLVPPRERGKYQGLMGGVFGLASIVGPFVGGAITDHLGWRWLFFVNIPVGLVALGFIVPFMRLGHERRPHRIDYAGFVTLSVGLTCALLATVWGGTEHPWGSPTIVGLYAVGAASLALFVWVETRAPEPVLPLRLWRNGIFTAANVANMAVAMAMFGAIYFIPVYVQGVMGRSVTGSGAVLTPMMLSMVAMSALSGQVISRTGRYKAPVLLGIALMAAGLFLLARMDRSTSYGALVRNMAFVGLGLGTAMPTFVLVVQNAVAREDLGVATAATQLFRSIGSSVGIAVLGTIMSTRLAAELERLAAGGAGAALPAGAAGEGAGAVLNPELMRHLPPAVLEAFREALAAALHPVFVATVPIAGVAFAAALLLREIPLRRTTGAEAAEAGKEILAGLNQAGEGDEEPVLGRPNPAYESRAAFLGLVFGLLAHEADRGGRARLGELLARMGEGDRELGRRRLDAVAGALLRECAGDGEEGASPVQAALSGGSVRPASLEPRSEFERALADSPGELRERLRALVTGGAGRSPAAVLTPADLETLERIGVAASAALLLDLRGENGGRGNGSGDAA from the coding sequence ATGGACGGGAAGACGGGCGGAGGGAGCGCGGGCGCGGCGGGCGAGACCAGCGTGCGGACGGTGTTCGCCGGGCTGATGCTGGGGATGCTGCTGGCGGCGGTGGCGCAGACGATCATCGCCCCGGCGATGCCGCGCATCGTGGCCGAGCTGGGCGGGATGGAGCACTACTCCTGGATCGCGGTGTCGGCGCTGCTGGCGTCCACGGTGATCGTCCCCGTGGTGGGGAAGCTCTCGGACCTGTACGGGCGCAAGGCGTTCTACGTGGCCGGGATCGGCGTCTTCATGGCGTCGTCGCTGGTGGCGGGGCTGGCGGGGAGCTTCGGCACGTTCATGGTCGCGCGGGTGCTGGAGGGGCTGGGGATGGGCACGATGATGCCCCTGTCGCAGGCCATCATCGGCGACCTGGTGCCGCCGAGGGAGCGCGGGAAGTACCAGGGGCTCATGGGCGGCGTCTTCGGCCTGGCGTCGATCGTGGGGCCGTTCGTGGGCGGGGCGATCACCGACCACCTGGGGTGGCGCTGGCTCTTCTTCGTGAACATCCCCGTGGGGCTGGTGGCGCTCGGCTTCATCGTCCCCTTCATGCGGCTCGGGCACGAGCGGCGCCCGCACCGCATCGACTACGCGGGCTTCGTCACCCTCTCGGTGGGGCTCACCTGCGCGCTCCTGGCCACGGTGTGGGGCGGCACCGAGCATCCGTGGGGCTCGCCGACGATCGTCGGGCTGTACGCCGTCGGCGCGGCGTCGCTCGCGCTCTTCGTGTGGGTGGAGACCAGGGCCCCGGAGCCGGTGCTGCCGCTCAGGCTATGGAGGAACGGGATCTTCACCGCGGCCAACGTGGCGAACATGGCGGTGGCGATGGCCATGTTCGGCGCCATCTACTTCATCCCCGTCTACGTGCAGGGGGTGATGGGCAGGAGCGTGACCGGCTCGGGCGCGGTGCTCACGCCGATGATGCTCTCGATGGTGGCGATGAGCGCGCTCTCGGGACAGGTGATCTCGCGCACGGGGCGCTACAAGGCGCCGGTGCTGCTGGGGATCGCGCTGATGGCGGCGGGGCTCTTCCTGCTGGCGCGCATGGACCGCTCCACCTCGTACGGCGCGCTGGTGCGCAACATGGCGTTCGTGGGGCTGGGGCTGGGCACCGCGATGCCGACGTTCGTGCTGGTCGTGCAGAACGCGGTGGCGCGCGAGGACCTGGGGGTGGCCACGGCAGCCACGCAGCTCTTTCGCTCCATCGGCTCCAGCGTGGGGATCGCGGTGCTGGGGACGATCATGTCCACGCGGCTGGCCGCCGAGCTGGAGCGGCTGGCGGCGGGCGGCGCGGGGGCGGCGCTCCCCGCCGGGGCGGCGGGCGAGGGCGCGGGGGCGGTGCTGAACCCGGAGCTGATGCGGCACCTGCCGCCCGCGGTGCTGGAGGCGTTCCGCGAGGCGCTGGCGGCGGCGCTGCACCCGGTGTTCGTGGCCACGGTGCCGATCGCGGGGGTGGCGTTCGCGGCCGCGCTCCTGCTGCGCGAGATCCCGCTGCGGCGCACCACGGGCGCCGAGGCCGCCGAGGCGGGGAAGGAGATCCTGGCGGGGCTGAACCAGGCGGGCGAGGGCGACGAGGAGCCGGTGCTGGGGCGGCCGAACCCCGCCTACGAGTCGCGCGCGGCGTTCCTGGGGCTGGTGTTCGGCCTGCTGGCGCACGAGGCGGATCGGGGCGGCCGGGCGCGGCTGGGCGAGCTGCTGGCGCGCATGGGCGAGGGCGACCGTGAGCTCGGGCGCAGGCGGCTGGACGCGGTGGCGGGCGCGCTCCTGCGCGAGTGCGCGGGCGACGGGGAGGAGGGCGCCTCCCCCGTCCAGGCGGCGCTCAGCGGCGGGAGCGTGCGCCCCGCCTCGCTGGAGCCGCGCTCGGAGTTCGAGCGCGCGCTGGCCGACTCGCCGGGCGAGCTGCGCGAGCGGCTGCGCGCGCTGGTGACGGGCGGGGCCGGCCGGTCCCCCGCCGCGGTGCTCACCCCCGCCGACCTGGAGACGCTGGAGCGCATCGGCGTGGCGGCGAGCGCGGCGCTCCTGCTCGACCTGCGCGGGGAGAACGGGGGCCGGGGGAACGGGAGCGGGGACGCGGCGTGA
- a CDS encoding RNA polymerase sigma factor RpoD/SigA: MTFSPPKKIAAESESLDQYLREISAYPLIDRDEEGNLARRIRDGDGDALENLVRSNLRFVVAVAKKYQNQGVSLADLINEGNIGLIRAARKFDETKGIKFISYAVWWIRQAILQALAEQSRIVRVPLSRAGAVHRIGRRSSAMTQELGREPTLQEIAEELDVPEDEISHALAMSQVYLSLDAPLVPGEDGQLLDYLSDQFSPGPDDEVYEHALKRSIDDALSTLTEREAKVLRLYFGLGDTEPMTLEQIGESFGITRERVRQIKEKALLRLRHQSRARFLETFLQ, from the coding sequence ATGACGTTCAGCCCGCCCAAGAAGATCGCAGCCGAGTCGGAATCGCTGGACCAGTACCTCCGCGAGATCAGCGCCTACCCGCTCATCGACCGCGACGAGGAGGGGAACCTCGCCCGGCGCATCCGCGACGGCGACGGCGACGCGCTGGAGAACCTGGTCCGCTCCAACCTGCGCTTCGTGGTGGCGGTGGCCAAGAAGTACCAGAACCAGGGCGTGTCGCTGGCCGACCTCATCAACGAGGGGAACATCGGGCTGATCCGCGCCGCCCGGAAGTTCGACGAGACCAAGGGGATCAAGTTCATCTCCTACGCCGTGTGGTGGATCCGCCAGGCGATCCTGCAGGCCCTGGCCGAGCAGTCGCGCATCGTGCGCGTCCCCCTCTCGCGCGCCGGCGCCGTGCACCGCATCGGGCGGCGCTCCTCGGCCATGACGCAGGAGCTGGGGCGCGAGCCCACGCTGCAGGAGATCGCCGAAGAGCTGGACGTCCCCGAGGACGAGATCAGCCACGCCCTGGCGATGTCGCAGGTCTACCTCTCCCTCGACGCACCCCTGGTCCCCGGCGAAGACGGCCAGCTCCTCGACTACCTCTCCGACCAGTTCTCCCCCGGCCCCGACGACGAAGTCTACGAGCACGCGCTCAAGCGCAGCATCGACGACGCCCTCTCCACGCTCACCGAGCGCGAGGCCAAGGTGCTGCGCCTGTACTTCGGCCTGGGCGACACCGAGCCGATGACGCTGGAGCAGATCGGCGAGAGCTTCGGCATCACCCGCGAGCGCGTCCGGCAGATCAAGGAGAAGGCGCTGCTCCGGCTCCGCCACCAGTCCCGCGCCCGCTTCCTCGAGACCTTCCTCCAGTAG
- the rpsI gene encoding 30S ribosomal protein S9: MATEQFHAIGRRKTSVARVYLRPGSGKWEVNGRDLKDYLPRQVLQQSATRPLAATETEGQYDVKVTVNGGGLRGQADAIRLGLARALLKVNEEFRGKLRSEALLTRDPREVERKKPGRPGARKRFQFSKR, encoded by the coding sequence ATGGCCACTGAACAGTTCCACGCCATCGGCCGCCGCAAGACCTCGGTCGCCCGCGTCTACCTCCGCCCCGGCTCGGGGAAGTGGGAGGTCAACGGGCGCGACCTCAAGGACTACCTGCCGCGGCAGGTGCTCCAGCAGTCGGCCACCCGGCCGCTGGCGGCCACCGAGACCGAGGGGCAGTACGACGTGAAGGTGACGGTGAACGGCGGTGGCCTGCGCGGCCAGGCCGACGCCATCCGCCTGGGCCTGGCCCGTGCGCTCCTCAAGGTCAACGAGGAGTTCCGCGGCAAGCTGCGCTCCGAGGCGCTGCTCACGCGCGACCCGCGCGAGGTGGAGCGCAAGAAGCCCGGCCGGCCGGGCGCGCGCAAGCGCTTCCAGTTCTCCAAGCGCTAA
- the pyrH gene encoding UMP kinase: protein MTGGGDARAAELKYRRVLLKISGEALAGEQKFGISPPVVDRLTDEVRRVHDMGVALGLVIGGGNIVRGTLASQQGMDRVNADYMGMLATVINALALQDWLERKGVDTRVLTAIRMEQLAEPYIRRRALRHLDKGRVVIFAGGTGNPYFSTDSAAVLRGIEMEADVIIKATKVEGVFTADPVKDPTAQFIPEITMLEAISRELGVMDAAALSLCKENDTPVVVLNLDEPGAVPRVVQGERVGTLVRP, encoded by the coding sequence GTGACGGGGGGCGGCGACGCTCGAGCCGCGGAGCTGAAGTACCGCCGCGTCCTGCTCAAGATCTCCGGCGAGGCGCTGGCCGGAGAGCAGAAGTTCGGGATCTCCCCGCCGGTGGTGGACCGGCTCACCGACGAGGTCCGCCGCGTCCACGACATGGGCGTGGCGCTGGGGCTGGTGATCGGCGGGGGGAACATCGTGCGCGGCACCCTGGCCTCTCAGCAGGGGATGGACCGGGTGAACGCGGACTACATGGGGATGCTGGCTACCGTGATCAACGCCCTCGCGCTCCAGGACTGGCTGGAGCGCAAGGGCGTCGACACGCGCGTGCTCACCGCCATCCGCATGGAGCAGCTGGCCGAGCCGTACATCCGGCGCCGGGCGCTGCGCCACCTGGACAAGGGGCGGGTGGTGATCTTTGCGGGCGGCACCGGCAACCCGTACTTTTCCACCGACAGCGCCGCGGTGCTGCGCGGGATCGAGATGGAGGCCGACGTCATCATCAAGGCCACCAAGGTGGAGGGGGTGTTCACGGCCGACCCCGTCAAGGACCCCACGGCCCAGTTCATCCCCGAGATCACCATGCTGGAGGCGATCTCGCGCGAGCTGGGGGTGATGGACGCGGCGGCGCTCTCGCTGTGCAAGGAGAACGACACTCCCGTGGTGGTGCTGAACCTCGACGAGCCGGGCGCGGTGCCGCGCGTGGTCCAAGGCGAGCGGGTCGGCACCCTGGTGCGCCCGTAG
- the tsf gene encoding translation elongation factor Ts, whose translation MSTTEISAKAVKELRDRTGAGMMECKAALGESGGDMERAIDILRAKGAAKAAKRAERETREGAIGSYIHMGGRIGVLVEVGCETDFVARTEQFQQLVRDIAMHVAAASPVAVRREDFPAELVERERGVYREQVKESGKPEHIWDKIVDGKLEKFYAESALLEQPFVKNPDITVGQLVTEVSGRTGEKIEVRRFTRYALGEQ comes from the coding sequence ATGAGCACCACGGAGATCTCGGCCAAGGCCGTGAAGGAGCTCCGCGACCGCACCGGCGCGGGGATGATGGAGTGCAAGGCCGCCCTGGGCGAGTCGGGCGGCGACATGGAGCGCGCGATCGACATCCTGCGCGCGAAGGGCGCGGCCAAGGCGGCCAAGCGCGCCGAGCGCGAGACCAGGGAGGGCGCGATCGGCAGCTACATCCACATGGGCGGGCGCATCGGCGTGCTGGTGGAGGTGGGCTGCGAGACCGACTTCGTGGCCCGCACCGAGCAGTTCCAGCAGCTGGTGCGCGACATCGCCATGCACGTCGCCGCGGCCAGCCCCGTGGCGGTGCGCCGCGAGGACTTCCCCGCGGAGCTGGTGGAGCGCGAGCGCGGCGTGTACCGCGAGCAGGTGAAGGAGTCGGGGAAGCCCGAGCACATCTGGGACAAGATCGTCGACGGCAAGCTGGAGAAGTTCTACGCCGAGAGCGCGCTCCTGGAGCAGCCGTTCGTGAAGAACCCCGACATCACCGTGGGCCAGCTGGTCACCGAGGTGTCGGGCCGCACCGGCGAGAAGATCGAGGTGCGCCGCTTCACCCGCTACGCGCTCGGCGAGCAGTGA
- the frr gene encoding ribosome recycling factor produces the protein MPSLQKAKQRMEGALESLRREFAGVRTGKASPQLLDTVRVDAYGSKLPLNQVGTVSAPEPRMLTVQPWDRGLMKEIEKAIRESDLGLNPSNDGQIIRIPIPALTEERRREYVRLLHKLAEEGRVAVRLARKDANDEIKHRQKDEGLSEDDVRREQAEVQKLTDQYIAKVDEMLKHKEAEVMEV, from the coding sequence ATGCCCAGCCTACAGAAAGCCAAGCAGCGGATGGAAGGCGCGCTCGAGTCGCTGCGCCGCGAGTTCGCCGGGGTGCGCACGGGGAAGGCCTCTCCCCAGCTGCTGGACACCGTGCGCGTGGACGCCTACGGCTCGAAGCTGCCGCTCAACCAGGTGGGGACGGTGTCCGCTCCCGAGCCGCGCATGCTCACCGTGCAGCCGTGGGACCGCGGCCTGATGAAGGAGATCGAGAAGGCGATCCGCGAGTCGGACCTGGGACTCAACCCCTCCAACGACGGGCAGATCATCCGCATCCCGATCCCGGCGCTCACCGAGGAGCGGCGCAGGGAGTACGTGCGGCTCCTGCACAAGCTGGCCGAGGAGGGGCGCGTGGCCGTGCGCCTGGCGCGCAAGGACGCCAACGACGAGATCAAGCACCGCCAGAAGGACGAGGGTCTGTCCGAAGACGACGTGCGGCGCGAGCAGGCCGAGGTGCAGAAGCTCACCGACCAGTACATCGCCAAAGTCGACGAGATGCTCAAGCACAAGGAAGCCGAGGTGATGGAGGTCTGA
- a CDS encoding phosphatidate cytidylyltransferase yields MARSETATRTAVAAVGIPVAVGSMYLGGWALAALLALSAVLAARELFRMAELKRAFALAPVGLAGAALLIAAAAVDPSAGLDNPLVGAAVVVVLLATLAAAIWMRGVAGEPLLSISVTFLGAVYPALLLFALFLRHLPGVEGPLHGTAILLFPVVLTWLSDTFAYFAGRLWGKRKLIPKVSPGKTVAGALGAVVGTPLAAVGYSLFLARFPAWRMGIAEAAALGVLVSVAAQVGDLAESLLKRDAGVKDSGRLLPGHGGALDRFDSLFFTLPVGYFFFRLVVGA; encoded by the coding sequence GTGGCGCGCTCCGAGACTGCGACGCGGACGGCCGTCGCCGCGGTGGGGATCCCCGTTGCCGTCGGCTCCATGTACCTGGGCGGCTGGGCGCTGGCGGCGCTGCTGGCGCTCTCGGCCGTGCTCGCCGCCCGCGAGCTGTTCCGCATGGCCGAGCTGAAGCGGGCGTTCGCGCTCGCTCCCGTCGGCCTCGCCGGGGCCGCGCTCCTGATCGCCGCCGCCGCCGTCGATCCCTCTGCGGGGCTCGACAACCCGCTGGTGGGCGCGGCCGTCGTCGTGGTCCTCCTGGCCACGCTGGCGGCGGCGATCTGGATGCGCGGGGTGGCGGGCGAGCCCCTGCTCTCCATCTCCGTCACCTTCCTGGGCGCGGTCTACCCGGCGCTCCTCCTCTTCGCGCTCTTCCTCCGCCACCTCCCCGGCGTGGAGGGTCCGCTGCACGGGACGGCGATCCTCCTCTTCCCCGTGGTGCTCACCTGGCTCAGCGACACCTTCGCCTACTTCGCGGGGCGGCTGTGGGGGAAGCGCAAGCTGATCCCCAAGGTGAGCCCGGGGAAGACGGTGGCGGGGGCGCTGGGGGCGGTCGTCGGCACCCCGCTCGCGGCGGTGGGGTATTCCCTCTTCCTCGCGCGCTTCCCGGCCTGGCGGATGGGGATCGCCGAGGCGGCGGCGCTGGGCGTCCTGGTCTCGGTGGCGGCGCAGGTGGGCGACCTGGCGGAGTCGCTGCTCAAGCGCGACGCGGGCGTGAAGGACTCCGGGCGGCTCCTCCCCGGGCACGGGGGGGCGCTGGACCGCTTCGACTCGCTCTTCTTCACGCTCCCCGTGGGCTACTTCTTCTTCCGCCTGGTGGTGGGCGCGTGA